Within the Malassezia vespertilionis chromosome 3, complete sequence genome, the region CTCTTGTCGATGGCCTGGCGCACGACATCGACTCtcggcaagacgcgcgcttGACAATCAACCTCATTTTCAATCGCGCtcagctgctgcgcggaGAGGTCAATGGCAACCAGCACAACTTGGGAATCCGGCCCATGCTCTGCCTGCGAGAGCAAATCAGAAGCTACAAATGCGGGGTTTGCATGCTCGTCCGCAATGACCAGCACTTCTGACGGGCCTGCAGGCATATCGATCGAGACCATAGCTTCCACTTCGTTTTGGACGAGCATCTTGGCCGCCGTCACGTACTGGTTGCCGGGCCCTGCAATCTTGTCGACTTTCGGGACGGATGGCGTACCGTAGGCCATCGCAGCGACGGCCTGGGCGCCGCCAGCACACACCAAACAGTCGACACCGACCTTGTCTGCGACATAGAGCACTTCCGGCGCAATGCTTCcgtccgcgcgcggcggcgtcgcaaGCACAATCGTCTTGCACCCTGCAACTTTAGCAGGAACACCGAGCATGAGTGCAGTGCTCGGAAGCACTGCACTGCCGCCCGGGACGTAAATTCCTACACGCTCAATGGCACGAGGAAATCGTGTGCATACTACGCCGGGCATCGTCTCCACCTGCATGACTTCGCGCTTGCCTGCCTGCGGCACAAAgtcggcgctcggcgcgcccgcCGGCGGCATATTCTCTGCGGCAACATGGCTCTGCACAGCGTGGAAGCGCAGGACATTGTTGTAGGCAACGTTGatcgcctcgcgcacgccgctgtCCATCGCGTCGCGGTCGGCGTCTGTCTGGAACGGCGGAAGGCGCACCGTCTTGTCGAGCTTTACACGGTCGAGCTGGGCAGTGTATTCAAGCAACGCGGCATCACCACGCTCCTTGACCGCAGCAAGAATTGGACGCACGCGTTCGAGGACTTGGTCGGTCCGAATGCCAGGGCGGCGAAGGAGCTTGGTTTGttcggcggcgctgagcGTGTTTAGCGAGTGGCGCGGCAGACGGATTGGCTGGTCGGCTGGAatcggcgcaggcgcctCCGCATGATGTACAAATGCGGGCTTGGCATCgcctttgcggcgcgtcacCTTCAGGCTCTTGGCATCGAGACTCTTTTCAATCGCCGCAAGGCCTACATCTGCAGCAATGCACCGGACCATGGCAAAGTACAGCAAGTCAGCAGCCTCAAACGCAATGTGCTTTTGGTCGGTggcctcgacaagctcCTGGGCCTCTTCGCGGATCTTGGCGCCCAGCAGTGCTTGATCGTTGAACAGGCGCGCGGTGTACGAGtcgggcggcgcattcgccTTGCGCTCACGCAGCGTATGCTCGAGCTTCGCAAGCCCACGCACAGACCCGAAACAGGACGCGCGGTCGGTCAAGTGGCAAAAACCTACGGAGCGTTTTCCGGCGTGCTGCTCTACGCGGAattccagcgcgtcgttgTCGCAGTCGAGCTGGACGGATACGACAttttgcgtcgcgccgctcgtcgcgccctTGTGCCAAATACCCCTCTTCCGCGATTGGTAGTGCGCGGAACCCGTCAAAAGACTCGCACGGATCGATTCGCGCGAGGAGTATACAAGACCGAGCGAGGTCGAGCCCGTATCGCTGACGACGACGGTGGGAAACAGACCGTCCTGACGGTCTGAGACCATAGTCGAAAGCAAAGCGTCCACGTAGTCCATCTTGCTCCCATCCACAGACAGCGCAGTCGTCGGCAGGACAAGTGTCGCGCCGGTTTTGTGGACTTGCGCGACGGAATCTGTGCGCGTGGCCGCCTTGAGTAAAACGGGCTTTCCGGTGACGTGCGTCTCCATTGCATCAACAAATCGCTGCACAGTCCCAAGTGGCGGAACGCTCGCGCACTGGACAAGCACGCCAGCGACGTCgcttggcgcttgcgcgtcCTCGTCTAGTTGCACAATCACGCGCTCCGCAATCACGCCAGCATCAAATTGCTGTAAAAGCTCGCTGTCCGCAGCAACCACAATCGCATCGACACCCGCGttcagcagcgcaagtgcgtcgTCGTACGTGGTtgcagcgtcgagctcgaccaAAAATGCAGCATTCGAcagtgcatcgcgcccGAACGACGCAactgcatcgcgccgcacaagaaGGGGAGCAGACCGCTTTATTGCGCCATACAGCTCGCTATCTTTAAAcaccgcagcgtcgtctGTGGGGTCCAGGTACGGTATCAGCGGCGCAGATTGCTGCAGCATCTTGGGAGAAAAAAGGCCGAATGCGATGCGCATGACACGGCGTGAATCACGTGACAAAGTGGCAccagtgcgcgcgcttggcttcTCCGCAAGCATGTCGCGTTGGTGGATTGCTTTTGCGGCGGTGGTCGCTGCTgtgagcgcgaggcagacGCCGTATAGCACGCTTAATGCTCCTTCTCTTTCTGTGAGCGAGGCTGATGGGTTCTCTGTTCTGCAGCACCCATCGCTCCCGGCGCattccttgcgcttgcacaaaGTTCCAGACGGCCTGTGCGAGCGCACAGAAGGCGTCACGAGCTGGTCGGGCTACCTGGATGTGGATCTGGATCGCGTGTATGAacaagagcggcgcaagggaCAAGGAGATGCTGCAGAAGCGGAAAAGTTTGCTGGAGTTATTGAGCATTTCTATTTCTGGGGTTTTGCATCACGCAACGACAAGGCGCACGATCCTGTCACGCTGTGGATGAACGGCGGGCCCGGCTGCTCGTCGTTTACTGGTCTTCTGATGGAGATTGGGCCGTGCAGTTCGGTGCGTCCTGTACTGGGCCGCCCAGGCACGGAACTAAATCCCCACGCCTGGAACAACAACGCTTCGGTCATCTTTCTCGACCAGCCGACCGGCGTGGGCTACTCGTATGCGTCGTGGCGCAACGGTACCAAtacgagcgcgccgcctaCGCGCATCTTTGATTccgagcatgccgcgcgcgatatCAGCGCGTTTTTGCACCTGCTTGCACTGCATGCAGACAATGCAATTGTGCCGCTTTCCATGGAAGATGGGCGCTTGAAACTCCCTGAATTCCACCTGGCTGGCGAGTCGTACGGTGGACGGTACACCCCTTTGCTTGCGAGCCGTATCCTGCAGGACAATGAGCATATTGCGGCGCACCCGGAAGAGGGTTTGCATCCACTCTCGATTGCGTCCGTCATGATTGGAAATGGCATCACGTCGCCAAAGCACCAAAGCCCCGCGCATGTTGAGTATGCATGCACGAACGCGACGGGACACGGTCCGTTTTTGAACGAAACGACGTGCCAAGGCatgcgcaaagcgctcccTGCATGCCTCGCCAAAATCGACAAGTGCAACGAACGGGCCGGCGGCGAGTACAATGCTACATTGTGCGCCGATGCGGACAAATTCTGCTCGGACCATCTCGAGAGCAAGTGGGAACTCAccggcgcgtcgccatACGACTGGAACCATGCGGATGGGTACGTAGAAGAGGAGTACATTGCAGCATTCCTCAATGATCAcgacgtgcgcacaaagTTGGGCATCGATCCCACGGGCTTTGGTGATGCGCACGACGGCGTGTTTGTGGGGTGCTCGGATAAGGTCTTTGCAGAGTTTGGCTTGGTCGGCGACGGTTCGCGCGATAGTACgtgggccgtgcgcgataTCCTCGGCAagggcgtgcgtgtgctgaGCTACTCAGGCGAGCACGACTTTATTTGCAACTATATCGGGAACCATGACTGGATCTACGACTTGGATTGGCAGGACGGGGACAACTTCCGCGCTGCCCCGCTCGAGCACTGGTACATGCATGGGAGTGCTTTCCCTGCGGGCAAGTTCCGCCACTATGGGAACTTGACCTACGCAACGGTCCTTGGCGCTGGGCATTTTGTTCCGCATGATCAGccggccgcggcgctaGAAAtcatgcggcgctggcaaCAAGGTTCGGGGCGTCTATGATGTAGGATGCTATGATAGTTTGTCATTAAGATACATGGCAATTGGCTGGGGCGGAAGGAGTCTGGGGAACGGAAACTGCCTCGTACAACTCGGCAACAGGAAGAATCTTGGCCGGTTGCTTGggccgcggccgcggcTGCGAAACACTTGTGCTTGCAGGCCGCCGCACCGCTGCACCACCTCCACAAGCGAAAAAGTACCGAATTAGGCGAGGTACACGTGTGCTGGACGCCGCCCTCACGactgcgcgtcgtgcgggaacatggcggcgcgcgagcgcttcgtCACGGCATCGAGCGGCCCACCGTGCATCTCTCCCGTACGCTTCACAGccggcggcgacgcgccgaaCGTAAATCGTTGTGTGGACGGCGCACTTGTACTGTGCACAAACGACGGCATGTCTTCGTGTGGCTGAGCGGCCGACGCCTGTGCGTGTGGAAATGGGGACATGGCTGAAGGAGCGGGTGAATTTGAGGCGGAGCGTccacgagcggcgcgtcgagtaCGTTGGATCTGCGTCATGACATACGGCGCGGGGCGAGCCTCGGATCGGCGGCGGGCGTGCATCTTGTGTGGCGAGGCAGTCGGCGTCAGCAGATGCTCGCCAGGGCGCTCAACACGCACATGCGGAGCAATGgtatgcgctgcgccaaggtCCAAAGGCCTGATTGCAGAGAGCGGCGTGGACCGTACCGGCCCCGACGAAGGACTCCATATTGTGTTGTGCGCCGAGTTCTTCCTACTCCACACGCTCACAAACAGGATGCGTTTCATGCGTCGGTTATAAAAAAATGCGAACGTAGACCACAAGAgcccagcgccagcgccgcccaaaTCGTCTTCGTCGACCGTCAGCGCGGGCGACGGCTCCTGCGAGGTTTGTGGATGTGTAGGTGCGTGCAtggcgtctgcgccgccaaatcCACCCGCATCTACATCCTCGTCGAACATGGGCGTATCAGTGAGCTGTGCCTCGTCTGCCGAATGCGTGCGCTGAGCGTGCACCTCGTCGCCCTCGTTGTACGGATCGTCTGCAACATCAAGGCCCTCTTCGTCGGGCTCCGCACTCGCGTGTGGATCCGAGTCCATATCGGGGTGGAACGAGTACACCTCACACTCGGCAATATTTATGATCTCGTCAAGCACGACGCTCATTGTCGCATTGGTCGATCGCGCGGTGCCTGTGCTTGTATATGCGCCGAGCGTAGCAGCCGCGTGGATCGGGGAGCGTGCGAGCAGGACAGACTCCTCCAGCGCACTATTGAACGACCCAAAACTGTGCGGCGACCCAGTTCCACTTCGCAGGCTCTGTAATGTCGATGCCAAGCTATTGAGGACCATGTCGGGACTCGACTCGCGCGTAAAATCCGTGGGGTTCACGTCGCTGAAATCATGGTCGGGAAATGCACCGTTCAGCGTGGCAATGAGAAGAAACAAGGTCTTGCGTGCGGCCGGCTGATCAAGTCGCCCAAACGGGGatgcgagcgcctcgtcgaggtACGCGGACGGCGATGTAGAGGCCGAGAGCAGGTAGGACGACTCGAGTGATTTAAACAGCCGCTTCTCTTTATTTACCGCTTTGCACGAATACGCTTCCAAGCGTGTGAATACTTTGCACTCTGCCATCTCGAACGTCAGTGCGCGCGAGAGCACTTCCAGCTCGGGGTACTCGAGGTACTTCATCGCGCCCAATGCGTCGGTGCTGGGGCCGTTGCGGGGCGACGCGCCTCCACACACGCGTAAGTCACGTGCACaattgcacgcacgcgcgcatcaACACGCTCGTTGTCGACGAAACAATGCAACCACGCcgaagcacgccgcgcaaggccCGCTCCGAGAGCGTGGAGAGTTCTGTTGAgccgcctgcgccgaaAGCAAAAGACACTCCCCGTCGCGGAGGCCGTGGTGGAAAGCAAGCAGCGTCCAAGGCCGCAGACACCCCAACAAAGAGccctgcgcgccgcggacgcCCGCCAAAAAGTGCCAAGAAGgagcttgcacagcgtgtTCATATATTGCCGACGCGCACAAACCCCCGTCTGGAAGAGGTCAAGTCGCGTCAAGTGAAGCTGCAGGTCATCCGCCGCGAGGACAAGTGCGTAGACCGCGTCACTGACCACAGGGAAATCATTATTGGGCGGATCAAGCTGCCTACTGTGAACGGAGCCGAGCATGGGTTTCTGCTGAAGCGCTTTGATACGAATGCAATTGCCGGATCGTCCATGTTCCGCCTCGCGTTCCCCTTTGCGGACACGGAGCAGGAGACTGCCGAGATGGCCTACCTTGAGTCGCGCTTCGACACCGACGTGGCCAACGGCGGTCTTGTTCATCTTCCCCGCGGCCGTGGGCGCAAGGCGGACACGGACACGCCAAAAAAGGGAGCGCTCCCTCCGGGCTCCACGGGCGTCCGGCTCCAAGGCGTGTGGATCCCATGCCAACAtgcctcgtccatcgcCGAGGACTATGGCTTGCTCGAGCTTGCACAGCCGCTCTTGGACGCTACCGCAGTCCTGCTGCCCAATGACGACACACCGCTGCTTAACCCCGACCCCGAGACGATCGCGCTTGCAGCCCACGCTGATGCTTCTCTAAGCACAcccgcgcgccaagtaaagcgcgctcgcgtcgcatcggcagcacagcgcgctgcCGTCGAAGACAGCATGCTGTCCTCGACGCCGATGCAGGctgccaagcagctgctcggccCCAACACGCCTGCATCCCCGTTACGGTCGAGACGCACTGCCTTGCGCCACGAGCAGGCAGAACAGCTCGATGCCGACGACCTGTCGAACATGACTGCGTCGCAGATTGAAGAGCAGattcgcgccgcaaaggATCTCGCTGCAGAGATCACCGCGGACGCCGCTGCTACACCGGCGTCGGGCAAGCGCGCATCAAAGCGCAGGGCCGAGGAGGAGCTTGAAGGGGGTGTTCAGGTCGCTACTCAGCAAGCGCACCGCtcgcgtcgtgcgccacttgtgcgtgctgcaggcgcgctgACTGCTGCGGGCGCGTTTGGCGTCGGTGCAGCGGCTTGGTACACAGGCACGCTTAATTTTACGCAGGCTCTGCCTGCTGCGATTCagcagatgcagcagctcgatTATTCCagtgctgtgcaagcgaTTCAACACAACATCCAGAGCTGGGCTACCCTTGCGCCATGGTTTTCGTAGACAATGTACGCGCATCGTTTCCTCCACATAGCTGCAGGTGCAGTTTGTTTGTGCATGTGGCACCAGAAAAAGCAAAGTGCGCTTCGTCTGTGCTTTGCCATTGCCCCAAGTGCGTGCAGTGACTGcagcgcacttgcgcgcgtagAGACATACCAACGATTGTAAAGCCACAAGACGAGGGTGTACAGGAGCAGGGCACGACGCTGCCCACGTTCCTGCttacgccgccgccgccgccgcaaaCAAGCGTGCCCGCGCCAGACAAGAGCGTGGTGGGCTCGCGTCGTGCGCCTGATGCGGGCAACGCAGCGCCCCTTGAGCTGCCGAAAAGTGCGTCTATGGACGAGGCGGCcggtgcgctcgccaagcttgccaagctggagcgcgcgcgcacgcaaaaaCGCGTATGGAAAAAATGGATTGGCGt harbors:
- a CDS encoding carboxypeptidase C (COG:O; SECRETED:SignalP(1-17); EggNog:ENOG503NWF4; MEROPS:MER0001524) produces the protein MSRWWIAFAAVVAAVSARQTPYSTLNAPSLSVSEADGFSVLQHPSLPAHSLRLHKVPDGLCERTEGVTSWSGYLDVDLDRVYEQERRKGQGDAAEAEKFAGVIEHFYFWGFASRNDKAHDPVTLWMNGGPGCSSFTGLLMEIGPCSSVRPVLGRPGTELNPHAWNNNASVIFLDQPTGVGYSYASWRNGTNTSAPPTRIFDSEHAARDISAFLHLLALHADNAIVPLSMEDGRLKLPEFHLAGESYGGRYTPLLASRILQDNEHIAAHPEEGLHPLSIASVMIGNGITSPKHQSPAHVEYACTNATGHGPFLNETTCQGMRKALPACLAKIDKCNERAGGEYNATLCADADKFCSDHLESKWELTGASPYDWNHADGYVEEEYIAAFLNDHDVRTKLGIDPTGFGDAHDGVFVGCSDKVFAEFGLVGDGSRDSTWAVRDILGKGVRVLSYSGEHDFICNYIGNHDWIYDLDWQDGDNFRAAPLEHWYMHGSAFPAGKFRHYGNLTYATVLGAGHFVPHDQPAAALEIMRRWQQGSGRL
- the HIS4 gene encoding trifunctional histidinol dehydrogenase (EggNog:ENOG503NURS; COG:E; BUSCO:EOG09262E98), which codes for MLQQSAPLIPYLDPTDDAAVFKDSELYGAIKRSAPLLVRRDAVASFGRDALSNAAFLVELDAATTYDDALALLNAGVDAIVVAADSELLQQFDAGVIAERVIVQLDEDAQAPSDVAGVLVQCASVPPLGTVQRFVDAMETHVTGKPVLLKAATRTDSVAQVHKTGATLVLPTTALSVDGSKMDYVDALLSTMVSDRQDGLFPTVVVSDTGSTSLGLVYSSRESIRASLLTGSAHYQSRKRGIWHKGATSGATQNVVSVQLDCDNDALEFRVEQHAGKRSVGFCHLTDRASCFGSVRGLAKLEHTLRERKANAPPDSYTARLFNDQALLGAKIREEAQELVEATDQKHIAFEAADLLYFAMVRCIAADVGLAAIEKSLDAKSLKVTRRKGDAKPAFVHHAEAPAPIPADQPIRLPRHSLNTLSAAEQTKLLRRPGIRTDQVLERVRPILAAVKERGDAALLEYTAQLDRVKLDKTVRLPPFQTDADRDAMDSGVREAINVAYNNVLRFHAVQSHVAAENMPPAGAPSADFVPQAGKREVMQVETMPGVVCTRFPRAIERVGIYVPGGSAVLPSTALMLGVPAKVAGCKTIVLATPPRADGSIAPEVLYVADKVGVDCLVCAGGAQAVAAMAYGTPSVPKVDKIAGPGNQYVTAAKMLVQNEVEAMVSIDMPAGPSEVLVIADEHANPAFVASDLLSQAEHGPDSQVVLVAIDLSAQQLSAIENEVDCQARVLPRVDVVRQAIDKSVTILVQTREQAMDWSNRYAPEHLILHANAPEQLVPLVENAGSVFIGPWSPESCGDYASGTNHTLPTYGYARQYSGVSTSTFQKQITAQMLDAAGLQALGPHVVRLAECEGLEAHANAVRVRLQHMAKANEANGV
- a CDS encoding uncharacterized protein (EggNog:ENOG503P2QH; COG:K; BUSCO:EOG09263FKC) yields the protein MKYLEYPELEVLSRALTFEMAECKVFTRLEAYSCKAVNKEKRLFKSLESSYLLSASTSPSAYLDEALASPFGRLDQPAARKTLFLLIATLNGAFPDHDFSDVNPTDFTRESSPDMVLNSLASTLQSLRSGTGSPHSFGSFNSALEESVLLARSPIHAAATLGAYTSTGTARSTNATMSVVLDEIINIAECEVYSFHPDMDSDPHASAEPDEEGLDVADDPYNEGDEVHAQRTHSADEAQLTDTPMFDEDVDAGGFGGADAMHAPTHPQTSQEPSPALTVDEDDLGGAGAGLLWSTFAFFYNRRMKRILFVSVWSRKNSAHNTIWSPSSGPVRSTPLSAIRPLDLGAAHTIAPHVRVERPGEHLLTPTASPHKMHARRRSEARPAPYVMTQIQRTRRAARGRSASNSPAPSAMSPFPHAQASAAQPHEDMPSFVHSTSAPSTQRFTFGASPPAVKRTGEMHGGPLDAVTKRSRAAMFPHDAQS